One Odontesthes bonariensis isolate fOdoBon6 chromosome 12, fOdoBon6.hap1, whole genome shotgun sequence genomic window, AGTAGTTCTTAGTTATTCCCTCATTTAGGTAATCAGACCAAATGAATGCATGCTACTCCACCATGCATTCTTGCAATGGGAAGAAGAAAGGGTGAGCATTCAAACAGAACACTGGTGAGAGGGTGGTGCCGTTTTTAAAGGGGTGGCGAATAAGCAATCCCTTGCCTGAGCAAGCTTGATTTAAGGCAAAGGTTAAAATATTACTTCTACAGGCTATGTTAACAGCTGTGTGGCTACATGAAGACAGTTGGTGACCTTTATCCTGAAATCCGACTCTGCTGccatttaacagcagcaacaacagtcaCATCCAACAGTGAGCTGCATTTCAATTTCATTATTGgaataaggggggggggggcaacaggATTGCTGGTTGAATTATCGTCACATTTAGGAGGTGGTCCGGTTTGACGTGAATGAAAATGTGTGACCAGACTCCTAAATGAGTTAAAGTGAAAACAGGATTTGGGGAAATGGAGAGTTTAGGATAGAATCAAAATGTGATCTGGTGATCTGGTGCTGCAGGCTTCAAATGAAACCTGTAACAGATGGTAGGTATCCTTGAAAAGGACAGTTTTCACATTCAAAGCCCTTGCTGTAGTTAAACAGACACCAGCCTGTTGAATCAAAGATGTTACGGGGTCAGTACACCAAGATcacacgggggggggggggggggaatcagCCTTTTCCTCCTAACTTCATCTGTAGACATGATGGGGAGTTTATAGAGACATCTGTTGCTGATGGCACAATACAGTGAGAGGGGTGTGGCTCTTGCTGTTGGTGCTCAGATAATTAATGTCTTATAGAAATCCAACTCCTATGACCTACTTTCACTTTTACATTCCACCAAACTGTTCAAgtattattttaaacaaaatccagtactttaaaagtttaaacattGTCAATGTTTGAGTAGTTCAAATCCGAGtttatagataaaaaaaaaataaacaacaacaacaaaaaaatccatAACCATCTGTCCGAGAATACAGCTGAAGGTAAAATGGTCAATTTTGCGTGATTTGGGTGAAGAGACCCAATTGAGAACAGTCAGGCTGGGCCCCAAGGCACCAATTTCCATTACAAGTCCCGCTTAGTGAGAAAAGGCTGGGAGACGTACTGCGTGCTGAGGATTggtttaagtgtgtgtgtgtgtgtgtgggggggggggggggcactacCTCTGGATGGAGATTTAAGATTAGAAAAGATCAAACACAGATTGGATTCTGTCCCCACTTCCTGATTGGCTGATGACTGACAGGAAGTGGAGGTGGGTGGTGCAGCTGGGCTGAATTGTGGTCCATGTGACCTCAGACATGTTAAGAGCTTAACCTTGGGTGTTACTAAGACTTAATGGGACTTGAATGGGGGGGGGGATATGTGGATTAAGAAAGATGCGAGGATTGCAGCATCTCCCCCCTCATATTCTGTGATACACCAGAGCGCTTCGACTCCACACCCTCTGTTATTCTCTCCGCCTTTAGTGCCATTAGAATTTTTCACTCTGGTGTCTGTTATGTTTTCACTGGTGGGTCTCATCCCCGCCCTACCAACTGACCCGACAGTAGGAGGAGATGGAGTTGGGTAGGGGTGAGACACCGCGGGGTGGCCGTACAGAAACAGCCATACACGGGAGGGGGTtacacagtttagttttgtttcTTGGCCTCCTGGTTGCCATAACTGGAGCCGGTTTTGTTCACCTCAGTGACCCCGATGAGACGGCGGATAGCTATGGAGGCTGAGGagagaaaagatgaaaaaataaataaaataatagagGTCAATACAAACATTAAACTGCATCAATACAAACATTAAACTGTAATGGGGCTACACAAGATAATCAAGAGCTGAGATTTTACTCCTTTATTCAACATAAAAGAAGCGGCATCAGTTTTCAGTCTTGGAGCCGCTGGTGCTGCTTTCACCCACCTATGATGAGGAAGATGATGAAGCCAATGATCAGGAGAGGGGAGCCGCTGACGACCACTCCGCATGCAAAGTTGATGAGGGGCGAAAGCAGAAGGGCGGCCCAAAACAGGAAGTTGAGCAGCGTCCATAGGCGGCGAGGTGGGATAATGGTGGGTCCAGGGAACTTGCCTTCCTTATTGTATGTTTCTTGTAAGGCATCCTGaggaggacagaaaaaaaaaaaaaaaacagttaatcAATAGGGTGCGACAATGCTGCTGCGATCAGCTGAGATATTTAACTTAATTCCTTAAAGTTGTGAAaacatgtgctttttttttttttttttttgaaaagtcAACGTAAAAGCCCAAcgtgccaaaaaaaaacaaaaaaaacaaaaaacaacaacacgagAGCAGTAAAGGGCTCAAATTTGAATTTCAAGTTTTCTGACTACTTGTGTTCACACTTTGGATGATATTATTAGCATCTGCTTACTTTCTCCTGGTAGAGCTTGTGCAGCCAGTTGGCACACTCCCGCTCATCATCTGGTATTTCCTCCACCGCATACCGCCTGGACGGACAGAAAGAGACACATGATGAACTACTGAGAAAACTCAAAGAATATGACAGCCTATCCTAAAGTCAAGAGTCACACCAACAGAGGAAATCAAGAAGTGCAAATATGTATTTTCCAACTAATGCTACAAGTGGCATAGTTAAACAAGATGCTGTACATCAAGATGTTCAGTCATAATTTAGGAAAAATGCATCATAATGGATAGACAGCAATGTGTGTCTCTTTCGCTAAAAGGTTTTGACATATTGAGTATAGTAAGAAATAAACAGTGAATAATCATGGCCAGCCAACCTCAAACAATCATTTAATTCACTGAGTATTCACTCAATGTTGTTAGGTAAAATAATAATGTCTGTCCAATTTTAAAAGCAATTCTTCGCTATTAAGCCATCATGAAATAATTTAGATGTACAAGCGACCATCAAGATGATACGTGTTCCAACATATTCCATCTTCTCTGGTTCTAAGAGTGAAATGGCAAAGGTTTCATCCTAATGCTGAAGGTAACTTATGACCTGCAGTGACCACTTTTTTTTCACCACTAGAGGGCTTCAGGCGATGGAGCCGTGCTTATTGATTGGGATCATTTGCTGCTTCTGTTTAAATTGAGCTCCAAATTAAAAAGAGTCaccattttatagaaaaaatccATTGGTTTGTCTCTTAACCTGCGCTTGGAAGAGTGTTTGACTGTTCTGACATCATAAAGGTGCTGGAGTCTAATCAGCCTCCCTTGTGGCGTTTTGTTCTTGAAGAACAAAACGCCACAATCAGAAAGGCAATATACACAGCTCATTGTGGCGTGTCTCATCAACGTAAACACTGATGATTGAAAAGTAAATGCAGGGTATAAAAGCTGGACCCACCTAATATGCATGTCAGCTTTGTATTTTTTGCCATTGACGATGCCCAGGAGGGTGGGGGTTTGCTTGTCTTGGAAGTTAAGAGTCACATCATAGACAGCTTTCACTGTAATTATAGAGAGAAgcagattaaaaacaaaagaaaacgtgTGTTTGGAATACTTAAGTTTGTCGTTTGTGGATTTATATACTCCACCTGTGCCCTTAAGACAATGCAGTGTGGTGGTGAATCCTTTGGTTCGGGGTAAGAGATGATATTTGAGTTTGGGGAGGCCTTTGCTCTCTGCCACCTGCATACTGATTTCGTGCTTCTTCTCTGTAAAGCGAGTGCCCTCACAGTACAGCAGAAACTGTGAAGAGACAAAAGACGTGTGTTTATACACCCAAATGCACAGAGAtgctaaaaagaaaagaaaagaaataaatcaaagCACAGGCAAGGGATCTCCTCTTTTCTCTTGTCCCATCCACTCTGCTTGGTGATGAAGTTCACCTCAAGCACTTAGCCAAACTAAAAGCAAATACATAGCAAATCAACCAAAACTTGTCTGACTTAATGGGGCAATTAAACCACCTGCTGATCTGCCAGATCTCTGATGGAAACAGTCCGAGTTACACTGATTCTGTAACACTGATTCACGCAGTGAGGGAAACACTGAGACCTGCTGAATGAATCCAGACAATTCATATCCCAACAGCAAGACAaaggcctcctcctcctccttatgAGATGGGGAAGGTCAAACACGTGAAGTTTATCAGAAAAAAGTATATGCGGTCTAACCCCATGTTGAGAGATAGCAAATGCAGCTGGTGCACCGAGTGCACCAAGACAAATCTTGGTAAGAGAAAGCAGGACAAAGGGCAGCAACTGGAGCACTTATTTCACATTAAGGAAGAGTTGTTCAATTTTCTTATAAAACTTTAGGAGCGTAAACAAATCAACTTGTTTACATATTGCATTTTCAAATACTAACAACGGACTAACACTTCATCAGGATGACGTACTGAGAAGACAGTTCCTCTGAGGGGAGATTTTACATTCTCGATTGGGCAACTGGGTTAGAGTTGACTGATCTGAGCAATGCATGACACGGTGTTTATGCAAATTGCATTTAGAAGCGTGGCAGTAAATGAAAAATGACAGCAAAACCATCACACATCCACACATGCTTGAAGCTGAGGGACTGTACCTACCCACATATACTCAGGATAGTCTTTGAGCCTATTCAGGCCAGAGAAGACAGTATCTCGGTCCTCTTCCCACTTTCTTTTGCAGAAAACGATTTCTAGAAAGTACCAGGTCCAGCCAATTAGAGGAACCTTCAGCAGCTCATGTTTGGCCAGCACTTTTGAACTCTGAAGGAGGAAATGTACATGTTtcaataatatatattttttgtagtGGCTTAAGTTATTAACAGAGGCTTCACTGCTTCACTGACCCCTAAGACGCCATATCTTTCACACATGGTCCAACCACAGAGGAAGTCGATTTCGAAGTTATGGTTGAGGATGACGATGACATGCTCCTTGCCAAATTTGTCCA contains:
- the agpat3 gene encoding 1-acyl-sn-glycerol-3-phosphate acyltransferase gamma, which encodes MALLDYLKSLFILQLLMGFVFVVSGLIINFIQLCTCILWPINRQLYRRINCRLSYSLWGQLVMLLEWWSGTDCTLYTEQATVDKFGKEHVIVILNHNFEIDFLCGWTMCERYGVLGSSKVLAKHELLKVPLIGWTWYFLEIVFCKRKWEEDRDTVFSGLNRLKDYPEYMWFLLYCEGTRFTEKKHEISMQVAESKGLPKLKYHLLPRTKGFTTTLHCLKGTVKAVYDVTLNFQDKQTPTLLGIVNGKKYKADMHIRRYAVEEIPDDERECANWLHKLYQEKDALQETYNKEGKFPGPTIIPPRRLWTLLNFLFWAALLLSPLINFACGVVVSGSPLLIIGFIIFLIIASIAIRRLIGVTEVNKTGSSYGNQEAKKQN